A stretch of Aeromicrobium tamlense DNA encodes these proteins:
- the eno gene encoding phosphopyruvate hydratase — translation MAIIDDVAAREILDSRGNPTVEVEVVLDDGTLGRAAVPSGASTGQFEAVELRDGGDRYLGKGVLKAVEAVNTTLCEALVGFDADDQRAIDEAMLDLDGTPNKGNFGANAILGVSLAVAHAAAESAGLPLFRYVGGPNAHVLPVPMMNILNGGAHADSNVDVQEFMIAPIGAESFAESLRWGAEVYHALKGVLHDRGLSTGLGDEGGFAPNLESNRAALDLIAIAVEKAGLTLGSDIALAMDVAASEFHGEGGYTFEGVAKSSDEMITYYSELVSSYPIVSIEDPLDEEDWAGWTAITAALGDKTQLVGDDLFVTNVERLSRGIAEKAGNAMLVKVNQIGSLSETLDAVDLAHRAGFHNMMSHRSGETEDVTIADLAVATNCGQIKTGAPARSDRVAKYNQLLRIEELLGPAASYAGAGAFPRFA, via the coding sequence GTGGCCATCATCGACGACGTCGCCGCCCGCGAAATCCTGGACTCCCGGGGCAACCCGACCGTCGAGGTCGAGGTCGTCCTGGACGACGGCACGCTGGGCCGTGCCGCAGTGCCCTCCGGCGCCTCCACCGGCCAGTTCGAGGCCGTCGAGCTGCGCGACGGTGGCGACCGCTACCTCGGCAAGGGCGTGCTGAAGGCCGTCGAGGCCGTCAACACCACGCTGTGCGAGGCCCTCGTGGGCTTCGACGCCGACGACCAGCGCGCGATCGACGAGGCCATGCTCGACCTCGACGGCACCCCCAACAAGGGCAACTTCGGCGCCAACGCGATCCTCGGCGTCTCCCTGGCCGTCGCGCACGCCGCCGCCGAGTCGGCCGGTCTGCCGCTGTTCCGCTACGTGGGCGGCCCCAACGCCCACGTGCTGCCCGTGCCGATGATGAACATCCTCAACGGCGGCGCCCACGCCGACTCCAACGTCGACGTGCAGGAGTTCATGATCGCGCCGATCGGCGCCGAGTCCTTCGCCGAGTCGCTTCGCTGGGGCGCCGAGGTCTACCACGCGCTGAAGGGCGTGCTGCACGACCGCGGCCTGTCCACGGGCCTGGGCGACGAGGGCGGCTTCGCGCCGAACCTCGAGAGCAACCGCGCCGCGCTCGACCTCATCGCGATCGCCGTCGAGAAGGCCGGCCTCACGCTCGGCTCCGACATCGCGCTGGCGATGGACGTCGCCGCGAGCGAGTTCCACGGCGAGGGCGGCTACACCTTCGAGGGCGTCGCGAAGTCGTCCGACGAGATGATCACCTACTACAGCGAGCTCGTCTCCTCGTACCCGATTGTCTCGATCGAGGATCCGCTGGACGAGGAGGACTGGGCCGGCTGGACCGCCATCACCGCGGCCCTGGGCGACAAGACCCAGCTCGTCGGCGACGACCTGTTCGTCACCAACGTCGAGCGCCTGAGCCGTGGCATCGCCGAGAAGGCCGGCAACGCCATGCTCGTCAAGGTCAACCAGATCGGCTCGCTGTCCGAGACGCTCGACGCCGTCGACCTGGCCCACCGCGCCGGCTTCCACAACATGATGAGCCACCGCTCGGGCGAGACCGAGGACGTCACGATCGCCGACCTCGCCGTCGCCACGAACTGCGGCCAGATCAAGACCGGCGCCCCGGCCCGCTCCGACCGCGTCGCGAAGTACAACCAGCTGCTGCGCATCGAGGAGCTGCTCGGCCCCGCCGCCAGCTACGCGGGCGCCGGCGCCTTCCCGCGGTTCGCCTGA
- a CDS encoding FtsB family cell division protein, with product MAGRGSSPSSRRPTGRRDGRSTPRTTARPQAAPVASSGGSGTRFTTRALILLGVAVMLIASYTTSVHAWWQQRSEIAALEAQNRQTQQDIAQLEDQERRWSDPAYIRQQARERFGWVMPGEIGYRVIGVDGELKGQSSTLEEPEVAPRRPWVERLWGSVEAAGTPDRAAEPTDADPELETDE from the coding sequence ATGGCCGGACGCGGATCGTCCCCGTCGTCGCGTCGACCCACGGGTCGGCGCGACGGACGGTCGACCCCGCGCACCACGGCCCGGCCGCAGGCCGCGCCCGTCGCGTCGTCCGGTGGCTCCGGCACCCGGTTCACCACCCGGGCACTGATCCTGCTGGGCGTCGCGGTCATGCTGATCGCCTCCTACACCACGTCGGTGCACGCCTGGTGGCAGCAGCGGTCCGAGATCGCCGCGCTCGAGGCACAGAACCGCCAGACGCAGCAGGACATCGCGCAGCTGGAGGACCAGGAGCGCCGCTGGAGCGATCCGGCCTACATCCGTCAGCAGGCCCGCGAGCGCTTCGGCTGGGTCATGCCCGGTGAGATCGGCTACCGCGTGATCGGCGTCGACGGCGAGCTCAAGGGCCAGTCGTCCACCCTCGAGGAGCCCGAGGTCGCCCCGCGCCGGCCGTGGGTCGAGCGGCTGTGGGGCTCGGTCGAGGCCGCCGGCACCCCCGACCGGGCCGCGGAGCCCACCGACGCCGACCCCGAGCTGGAGACCGACGAATGA
- a CDS encoding DUF501 domain-containing protein — MIDPADIAAITEQLGRPPRGMIEVSSRCPSGHPNGVKTEPRLPDGTPFPTLYYLTCPRLTGAIGTLEASGLMAEMTQRLGEDDELAAAYRAAHESYLAEREAIGHVDEIDGISAGGMPDRVKCLHVLVGHSLAKGPGVNPLGDEAVALLGDYWGHSACAPAADQAPPSA, encoded by the coding sequence ATGATCGACCCCGCGGACATCGCCGCGATCACCGAGCAGCTGGGCCGCCCGCCCCGCGGCATGATCGAGGTCTCCTCGCGCTGCCCCTCGGGTCACCCGAACGGCGTGAAGACCGAGCCGCGGCTGCCCGACGGCACCCCGTTCCCCACGCTCTACTACCTGACCTGCCCGCGGCTCACCGGCGCGATCGGCACGCTCGAGGCGTCGGGCCTGATGGCCGAGATGACCCAGCGACTGGGGGAGGACGACGAGCTCGCGGCGGCCTACCGCGCCGCGCACGAGTCCTACCTCGCCGAGCGCGAGGCCATCGGTCACGTCGACGAGATCGACGGCATCAGCGCCGGCGGCATGCCCGACCGCGTCAAGTGCCTCCACGTGCTGGTGGGCCACTCGCTGGCCAAGGGCCCGGGCGTCAACCCTCTCGGCGACGAGGCCGTCGCCCTCCTCGGCGACTACTGGGGCCACTCCGCCTGCGCCCCCGCCGCCGACCAGGCCCCGCCCTCCGCCTGA